A single region of the Cucumis melo cultivar AY chromosome 3, USDA_Cmelo_AY_1.0, whole genome shotgun sequence genome encodes:
- the LOC103487850 gene encoding subtilisin-like protease SBT1.7, which translates to MKTCRVSQWFLLFLISFSSCSFTEAQKSNQQLKKKTYIIHMDKTSMPQAFDDHFQWYDTSLKSVSDSAQMLYSYNNVIHGFSTSLTVEEAKLMEKQEGIIAVMPEMKYELHTTRTPEFLGLGKSASFFPASAKVSEVIIGILDTGVWPELESFSDDGLGPIPASWKGECEVGKNFNSSSCNRKLIGARYFSKGYEAAFGPIDESQESKSPRDDDGHGSHTSTTAAGSAVTGANLFGFAAGTARGMAAEARVATYKVCWLGGCFSSDILAAIDKSVEDGCNIVSMSLGGNSADYYRDNVAIGAFSAAAQGVFVSCSAGNGGPSSSTLSNVAPWITTVGAGTLDRDFPAYVTLGNGKKITGESLYSGKPLPNSLLPIVSAASASNSSSGSLCLSGTLNPAKVAGKIVVCDRGGNSRVQKGLVVKEAGGLGMILANTEAYGEEQLADAHLIPTAAVGQKAGDAIKSYISSDSNPTATISTGTTRLGVQPSPVVAAFSSRGPNLLTPQILKPDLIAPGVNILAGWTGGAGPTGLDSDKRHVAFNIISGTSMSCPHISGLAALLKAAHPDWSPAAIRSALMTTAYSTYKNGETIQDISNGSPSTPFDIGAGHVNPTAALDPGLVYDTTTDDYLAFLCALNYSSLQIKVISKKDFTCNGNKNYKLEDLNYPSFAVPLETPSTKRGENVAPTTVKYTRTLTNKGAPSTYKVSVTAKISSVKIVVAPESLSFTEANEQKSYTVTFIASPMPSGSQSFARLEWSDGKHIVGSPIAFTWT; encoded by the coding sequence atgaaaactTGCAGAGTTTCACAATGGTTTCTTCTGTTCTTGATTTCATTCAGTTCATGTTCATTTACAGAAGCTCAAAAGAGCAATCAGCAGTTGAAGAAGAAGACTTACATAATTCACATGGACAAAACAAGTATGCCACAAGCCTTTGATGATCATTTCCAATGGTATGATACTTCTTTGAAATCAGTTTCTGATTCTGCCCAAATGCTTTATTCCTACAACAACGTGATTCATGGCTTCTCCACAAGTTTGACTGTGGAGGAGGCTAAGTTAATGGAAAAACAAGAGGGAATTATTGCTGTCATGCCTGAAATGAAGTACGAGCTTCATACCACTCGCACACCTGAGTTTCTTGGACTTGGGAAGAGTGCTTCTTTCTTCCCGGCGTCCGCAAAGGTCAGCGAAGTCATCATCGGAATTCTCGACACCGGTGTATGGCCTGAATTGGAGAGTTTCAGTGATGATGGGCTTGGACCAATACCTGCAAGTTGGAAAGGGGAGTGTGAAGTAGGTAAAAACTTCAATTCATCTAGTTGTAACAGGAAATTGATAGGAGCAAGGTACTTTTCCAAGGGCTATGAAGCAGCATTTGGGCCAATTGATGAGTCCCAGGAGTCGAAATCACCGAGGGACGACGATGGCCACGGTTCTCACACATCAACAACTGCTGCAGGATCCGCCGTTACAGGTGCCAACCTCTTTGGTTTTGCTGCCGGGACTGCAAGAGGAATGGCGGCTGAAGCTCGAGTTGCAACGTATAAGGTATGTTGGCTTGGAGGGTGTTTCAGCAGTGACATTTTAGCTGCAATAGACAAGTCTGTTGAGGATGGTTGCAATATTGTATCCATGTCGCTTGGCGGAAACAGCGCAGATTACTACAGAGACAATGTTGCCATTGGAGCCTTCTCTGCTGCAGCTCAGGGAGTTTTTGTGTCGTGTTCTGCCGGAAATGGTGGCCCATCATCGAGTACCTTGTCCAATGTAGCGCCATGGATAACCACCGTTGGCGCCGGGACGCTGGACAGGGACTTCCCAGCATATGTTACTCTCGGAAATGGGAAGAAGATAACAGGGGAATCGCTCTACAGTGGAAAGCCTTTGCCGAATTCTTTACTACCAATTGTATCTGCAGCCAGTGCGAGTAATTCATCCAGCGGTAGTCTTTGCTTGAGCGGTACTCTGAATCCGGCGAAGGTCGCGGGAAAGATAGTCGTTTGTGACCGAGGAGGGAACTCTCGAGTTCAAAAAGGGTTGGTGGTAAAAGAAGCCGGTGGTTTAGGGATGATTCTAGCTAACACTGAAGCATATGGGGAAGAACAATTAGCCGATGCACATCTCATACCCACGGCGGCCGTCGGCCAAAAAGCCGGCGACGCAATAAAGAGCTACATCTCCTCTGATTCAAACCCAACAGCAACAATCAGCACCGGCACCACAAGATTAGGAGTTCAACCGTCGCCGGTGGTGGCCGCATTCAGTTCTCGTGGCCCTAATCTCCTCACTCCGCAGATTCTCAAACCCGATCTGATAGCACCGGGTGTGAACATTCTGGCTGGATGGACCGGCGGCGCTGGACCAACTGGTTTAGACAGCGATAAGCGGCACGTGGCCTTCAACATCATCTCTGGGACATCAATGTCTTGTCCTCACATCAGTGGATTAGCCGCTCTTCTTAAAGCCGCTCATCCAGATTGGAGCCCAGCCGCTATTAGATCTGCCCTAATGACCACAGCATACTCCACATACAAAAATGGCGAAACGATTCAAGACATATCCAACGGATCACCATCAACGCCGTTCGATATCGGAGCCGGACATGTAAATCCAACGGCTGCCCTCGATCCTGGCCTTGTTTACGATACCACCACCGACGATTACTTGGCCTTCCTCTGTGCCCTAAACTACAGCTCACTTCAAATTAAAGTAATCAGCAAGAAAGATTTCACATGCAATGGAAACAAGAACTACAAATTGGAGGATTTGAACTACCCTTCTTTTGCAGTTCCATTAGAAACACCTTCCACCAAAAGAGGTGAAAATGTTGCTCCGACCACCGTAAAATATACGAGGACACTGACCAACAAGGGTGCTCCATCGACGTATAAAGTGTCAGTGACGGCGAAAATTTCGTCAGTGAAGATTGTGGTGGCGCCAGAATCATTGAGTTTTACAGAGGCAAACGAGCAGAAGAGTTATACAGTGACTTTCATTGCTTCTCCAATGCCGTCGGGGTCTCAGAGCTTTGCTCGTCTGGAGTGGTCAGATGGGAAACACATTGTGGGAAGCCCCATTGCTTTCACTTGGACTTAA